TTTGGGAATATTTTGTAATTTTGCGCTCCTGAAAATTTAAAAAAGGAATTTATCATCATGGCAAAGAAATCGAAAGAAGCGCGGGTGCAGGTTATCATGGAATGCACTGAGCACAAAGACAGCGGCTTGCCGGGTACTTCCAGGTATATTACCACCAAGAACAAGAAGAACACCCCCGAGCGCCTTGAGCTCAAAAAATATAACCCCATTTTACGGAAAATGACCGTTCACAGAGAAATTAAATAATC
This region of Bacteroides sp. genomic DNA includes:
- the rpmG gene encoding 50S ribosomal protein L33, which encodes MAKKSKEARVQVIMECTEHKDSGLPGTSRYITTKNKKNTPERLELKKYNPILRKMTVHREIK